A genomic region of Zea mays cultivar B73 chromosome 6, Zm-B73-REFERENCE-NAM-5.0, whole genome shotgun sequence contains the following coding sequences:
- the LOC100273474 gene encoding uncharacterized protein isoform X1, with translation METTSCFLASKASSASRSTAVLPPTAPGFAKPKPYLQLLGSSRRRACCGSISARGAPEDGAAPPPIGPDWRSFRAQLYFKEQLPAVQTGGDRWAHPLAEPEKGCLLIATEKLDGSHIFERTVILLLSSPSSLGPVGVILNRPSLMSIKEASGSIFADDADIARAFAGRPLFFGGPLEECFFVIGPRAAAGGGGDDAVARTGLFEEVMPGLHYGTRETVGCAAELAKRGVVGVRDFRFFDGFCGWEREQLRDEVRAGLWHVAACSAAVLELATVVKGGLWEEVQGLVGERRLW, from the exons ATGGAAACGACGTCATGCTTCCTGGCCTCCAAAGCATCGTCCGCCAGCAGGAGCACCGCGGTGCTGCCGCCCACCGCCCCCGGCTTCGCAAAGCCTAAGCCTTATCTGCAGCTCCTTGGTAGCAGCCGCCGCCGTGCCT GCTGCGGCAGCATCAGCGCGCGGGGGGCGCCGGAGGACGGCGCCGCGCCACCACCCATCGGTCCCGACTGGCGCTCGTTCCGTGCGCAGCTCTACTTCAAAGAGCAGCTGCCAGCGGTACAGACCGGCGGCGACAGGTGGGCGCACCCTCTAGCGGAGCCCGAGAAGGGGTGTCTCTTGATCGCCACGGAGAAGCTGGACGGCTCGCACATCTTCGAGCGCACGGTGATCCTGCTgctgtcgtcgccgtcgtcgctgGGCCCCGTCGGCGTGATCCTGAACCGCCCCTCGCTCATGTCGATCAAAGAGGCGTCAGGGTCCATCTTCGCGGACGACGCCGACATCGCGCGCGCCTTCGCGGGCCGGCCACTCTTCTTCGGCGGGCCGCTGGAGGAGTGCTTCTTCGTCATAGGGCCCCGAGCGGCGGCCGGAGGCGGAGGCGACGACGCGGTGGCGCGGACGGGGCTGTTCGAGGAGGTGATGCCCGGCCTCCACTACGGCACGCGGGAGACGGTCGGGTGCGCGGCGGAGCTGGCCAAGCGCGGCGTGGTGGGCGTCCGGGACTTCCGCTTCTTCGACGGCTTCTGCGGGTGGGAGCGCGAGCAGCTGCGCGACGAGGTGCGCGCGGGGCTCTGGCATGTCGCGGCCTGCAGCGCCGCCGTGCTGGAGCTCGCCACCGTCGTCAAGGGCGGGCTCTGGGAGGAGGTGCAGGGGCTCGTCGGGGAGAGGAGGCTCTGGTGA